From the genome of Streptomyces sp. NBC_01260, one region includes:
- a CDS encoding DUF4192 domain-containing protein, whose protein sequence is MNKHHESTGPSDEQQITLRGPAELADALPYLMGFHPNDSVVMVALHGGRGRFGGRLRLGIPQSEQEWPSVAEQLAECLVKGSERRGGRPDAIVVFLCQDPAEGETGSQIMERLRPFAQRLRTACGALDVPVLEALCISDSRYWSYCCPDARCCPVDGNPLAVPGTSVMAAAATYAGIQVRGSLREMEARLTPLTATAGTGQQQALDSAGAALLPKLLDEEGRGEVGGSTLKLARRLMKRLGEAPAALPSVSDLNDDRLISHEEAAAVILGLQDRETRDRAAEWMEGPEAESAMRLWRALARRCVAPYEEHAAAPLTLAGWVAWSTGDEPAARVALGLALRLDPGYTFAQLLHEACNQGLDPETLRRCLRGERATRTVRRGHRAGRVAGARSARARAAVRRGTQTRSTRPGTATGPATGRRRAGQSRTQGRRGARTRR, encoded by the coding sequence ATGAACAAGCACCACGAATCCACCGGCCCGTCCGACGAGCAGCAGATCACCCTGCGAGGTCCGGCCGAGCTGGCCGATGCCCTCCCGTATCTCATGGGATTCCATCCGAACGACAGCGTGGTCATGGTCGCCCTGCACGGTGGCCGGGGCCGCTTCGGCGGGCGGCTCAGGCTCGGCATTCCGCAGTCCGAGCAGGAGTGGCCGTCGGTTGCCGAGCAACTCGCGGAGTGTCTGGTCAAGGGGAGCGAGCGGCGCGGTGGCCGGCCCGACGCGATCGTCGTCTTCCTCTGCCAGGATCCGGCCGAAGGAGAGACCGGCAGCCAGATCATGGAGCGTCTGCGGCCCTTCGCCCAGCGACTGCGCACCGCCTGCGGCGCACTGGATGTGCCCGTGCTCGAAGCGCTCTGCATCTCCGACAGCCGCTACTGGTCCTATTGCTGCCCCGACGCCCGGTGCTGCCCGGTCGACGGCAATCCGCTGGCCGTGCCCGGCACCTCGGTGATGGCGGCCGCAGCGACCTATGCGGGCATTCAAGTACGGGGATCGCTGCGTGAGATGGAGGCGAGGCTGACGCCCCTGACAGCCACGGCGGGTACGGGGCAGCAGCAGGCGCTCGATTCGGCAGGGGCCGCGCTGCTGCCGAAGCTCCTCGACGAGGAGGGCCGCGGGGAGGTCGGCGGCTCGACGCTGAAGCTCGCCCGGCGGCTCATGAAACGCCTCGGGGAGGCGCCGGCGGCGCTGCCCTCGGTGTCCGACCTCAACGACGACCGGCTGATCAGCCACGAGGAGGCCGCCGCGGTGATTCTCGGCCTCCAGGACCGGGAGACCCGCGACAGGGCCGCGGAATGGATGGAAGGGCCCGAGGCGGAGTCCGCGATGAGGCTGTGGCGGGCGCTGGCACGCCGTTGTGTCGCGCCGTACGAGGAGCACGCGGCGGCCCCGCTGACCCTGGCGGGCTGGGTCGCGTGGTCCACCGGTGACGAACCGGCCGCGCGGGTCGCGCTGGGCCTCGCCCTGCGGCTGGATCCCGGATACACCTTCGCCCAGCTCCTGCACGAGGCGTGCAACCAGGGCCTCGATCCGGAGACGCTGCGACGCTGCCTGCGCGGTGAGCGCGCCACACGGACGGTGCGGCGCGGCCACCGTGCGGGACGGGTCGCGGGGGCCCGTTCCGCACGGGCGCGGGCAGCCGTGCGACGCGGGACGCAGACGCGCTCCACCAGGCCCGGAACGGCAACCGGCCCCGCGACCGGCAGGCGTCGCGCCGGACAGTCGCGGACCCAGGGCCGCCGGGGGGCCAGGACCCGCCGATGA
- a CDS encoding NUDIX hydrolase, translating to MPPYDPSTFPPFAVTVDLVVLTVRRHALCALVVRRGESPFQGRWALPGGFVKADEDLGAAAARELVEETGLSAHDPAVPAVGNGAHLEQLATYGDPGRDPRMRVVSVAHLALAPDLPAPRAGGDANSARWAPVEDLLGPEGGYGRDGEHRAPLAFDHARILADGVERARSKIEYSSLATAFCPPAFTVGELRRVYEAVWGVVLDPRNFHRKVTGTPGFLVPSGGTTTRQGGRPAQLFRSGAATVLNPPMLRPEV from the coding sequence ATGCCGCCCTACGACCCGTCGACCTTCCCGCCCTTCGCTGTCACCGTCGACCTGGTCGTGCTCACAGTGCGCCGTCATGCGCTGTGCGCGCTGGTCGTGCGCCGAGGTGAATCGCCGTTCCAGGGCAGGTGGGCGCTGCCCGGCGGCTTCGTCAAAGCCGATGAGGACCTCGGTGCCGCCGCGGCGCGTGAGCTCGTCGAGGAGACGGGGCTGTCCGCGCACGACCCCGCGGTCCCGGCCGTCGGGAACGGTGCTCATCTCGAACAGCTCGCCACCTACGGGGACCCCGGACGCGATCCGCGGATGAGGGTCGTCAGCGTCGCCCACCTCGCGCTGGCCCCCGATCTGCCCGCTCCCCGGGCCGGCGGGGACGCGAACAGCGCGCGCTGGGCACCTGTCGAGGACCTGCTCGGCCCGGAGGGCGGGTACGGACGTGACGGCGAGCACCGGGCGCCGCTGGCCTTCGACCACGCGCGGATCCTGGCCGACGGTGTGGAGCGGGCCCGCTCCAAGATCGAGTACTCCTCGCTGGCCACGGCCTTCTGCCCGCCGGCGTTCACGGTCGGGGAACTGCGCAGGGTGTACGAAGCGGTGTGGGGCGTGGTGCTCGACCCGCGGAATTTCCACCGCAAGGTGACGGGCACTCCCGGCTTCCTGGTGCCCTCCGGCGGGACGACCACCAGGCAGGGCGGCCGTCCCGCCCAGCTCTTCCGGTCGGGCGCGGCCACCGTGCTCAACCCGCCGATGCTCCGGCCCGAGGTCTGA
- a CDS encoding RecQ family ATP-dependent DNA helicase: MDNLELRTEADAILAELVGDPGGSARLREDQWQAVSALVQEHRRALVVQRTGWGKSAVYFVATALLRRRGSGPTVIISPLLALMRNQVESAVRAGIQARTINSANPEEWETIYGEVERGETDVLLVSPERLNSVDFRDQVLPKLAATTGLLVVDEAHCISDWGHDFRPDYRRLRTMLAELPAGVPVLATTATANARVTADVAEQLGTGSGDALVLRGPLDRASLRLGVLELPDAAHRLAWLGERLGDLQGSGIIYTLTVAAAEEVAAFLRQRGYPVASYTGKTENADRLQAEEDLLANRVKALVATSALGMGFDKPDLGFVVHLGSPSSPIAYYQQVGRAGRGVDHADVLLLPGREDEAIWAYFASVGFPPEEQVRRTLDVLEQAGRPLSLPALEPLVELRRSRLESMLKVLDVDGAVKRVKGGWTATGQPWTYDAERYAWVARQRKAEQQAMRDYVATTGCRMEFLQRQLDDEKAAPCGRCDTCAGPWLDTAVSPGSLAGAAGELDRPGVELEPRRMWPTGMAAVGIDLKGRIPAGQQAAMGRALGRLSDIGWGNRLRPLLAEQAPDGPVPDDVLTAVVTVVADWARSPGGWASGAPDAVARPVGIVAMPSRTRPHLVSSVAEGLARVGRLPLLGSLAYTAQAGEYASHRSNSAQRLRALAASFTVPDELAAALADTPGPVLLVDDYTDSGWTLAVGARLLRQGGAGQVLPLVLAQAG, from the coding sequence ATGGACAACCTGGAGCTCCGCACTGAAGCCGATGCCATCCTCGCTGAGCTCGTCGGTGACCCCGGGGGTTCGGCACGGCTGCGGGAGGACCAGTGGCAGGCGGTGTCGGCTCTGGTGCAGGAGCACCGTCGCGCGCTGGTGGTGCAGCGGACCGGCTGGGGCAAGTCGGCTGTGTATTTCGTGGCCACCGCTCTGTTGCGGCGGCGTGGCTCGGGACCCACGGTGATCATTTCGCCGCTCCTGGCGCTGATGCGTAACCAGGTCGAGTCGGCGGTGCGGGCCGGAATCCAGGCACGCACCATCAACTCGGCCAACCCGGAGGAGTGGGAAACGATCTACGGGGAAGTGGAGCGCGGCGAGACCGACGTTCTCCTTGTGAGCCCGGAACGGCTCAACTCCGTGGATTTTCGCGATCAGGTGCTGCCGAAGCTCGCGGCCACGACCGGTCTGCTGGTGGTCGACGAGGCGCACTGCATCTCCGACTGGGGGCACGACTTCCGGCCTGACTACCGTCGGCTGCGCACCATGCTCGCGGAGCTGCCGGCGGGGGTGCCGGTGCTGGCCACGACCGCGACCGCGAACGCCCGGGTGACAGCGGATGTGGCCGAGCAGTTGGGCACGGGGAGCGGTGACGCCCTGGTTCTGCGGGGGCCGCTGGACCGGGCGAGCCTTCGGCTGGGCGTGCTGGAGCTGCCGGACGCGGCTCACCGGCTGGCGTGGCTGGGGGAGCGGCTGGGGGATCTGCAGGGTTCGGGAATCATCTACACGCTGACCGTGGCGGCAGCGGAAGAGGTCGCGGCGTTCCTGCGGCAGCGCGGGTACCCCGTGGCCTCCTACACCGGGAAGACGGAGAACGCAGACCGGCTGCAGGCCGAGGAGGACCTGCTGGCGAACCGGGTGAAGGCACTGGTGGCGACCTCTGCGCTGGGGATGGGGTTCGACAAACCGGACCTGGGATTCGTGGTGCACCTGGGGTCGCCCTCCTCCCCGATCGCCTACTACCAGCAGGTCGGGCGTGCGGGGCGCGGGGTGGACCATGCGGATGTGCTGTTGCTGCCGGGCCGGGAGGACGAGGCGATCTGGGCGTACTTCGCCTCGGTCGGCTTCCCGCCCGAGGAGCAGGTGCGACGCACCCTCGACGTCCTTGAGCAGGCGGGCCGGCCGCTGTCGCTGCCGGCCCTGGAGCCGTTGGTGGAGCTCCGGCGCTCGCGGCTGGAGTCCATGCTGAAGGTCCTGGACGTGGACGGGGCGGTCAAGCGGGTGAAGGGCGGCTGGACGGCCACCGGGCAGCCGTGGACCTACGACGCGGAGCGGTATGCGTGGGTGGCGCGCCAGCGGAAGGCCGAGCAGCAGGCCATGCGGGACTACGTGGCGACCACGGGGTGCCGGATGGAGTTCTTGCAGCGGCAGCTCGATGACGAGAAGGCCGCCCCCTGCGGTCGCTGCGACACCTGCGCAGGGCCCTGGCTCGATACCGCCGTCTCACCGGGCTCTCTCGCCGGAGCGGCCGGCGAGCTGGACCGCCCGGGGGTGGAGCTGGAGCCGCGCCGCATGTGGCCCACGGGCATGGCGGCGGTCGGCATCGACCTCAAGGGCCGCATCCCCGCAGGCCAGCAGGCGGCCATGGGGCGCGCCCTCGGCAGGTTGTCGGACATCGGCTGGGGCAACCGTCTGCGCCCCCTGCTGGCGGAGCAGGCACCGGACGGGCCGGTCCCGGACGACGTGCTGACCGCCGTCGTGACGGTGGTGGCCGACTGGGCCCGTTCACCGGGCGGCTGGGCCAGTGGTGCCCCTGACGCGGTGGCGCGGCCGGTCGGTATCGTCGCCATGCCCTCCCGCACCCGCCCGCACCTGGTCTCCTCCGTGGCCGAAGGGCTGGCCCGGGTCGGCAGGCTCCCGCTGCTGGGCAGCCTGGCCTACACCGCGCAGGCCGGCGAGTACGCGAGCCACCGCAGCAACTCCGCCCAGCGGCTCCGGGCCCTGGCTGCCTCGTTCACCGTCCCCGACGAACTCGCCGCCGCTCTGGCCGACACCCCCGGCCCGGTCCTGCTCGTCGACGACTACACCGACTCAGGATGGACCCTGGCCGTCGGCGCACGCCTCCTGCGCCAGGGCGGAGCCGGTCAGGTGCTCCCGCTCGTTCTCGCTCAGGCCGGATAG